A portion of the Toxotes jaculatrix isolate fToxJac2 chromosome 16, fToxJac2.pri, whole genome shotgun sequence genome contains these proteins:
- the LOC121195900 gene encoding progestin and adipoQ receptor family member 3-like, whose translation MLLKMPQKLLKTAHYIELGSYQHWPVLIPQRIRLYTYEQIPLFLKENPYITDGYRAHLPSKLCLKSIFILSNETVNIWSHLLGFLLFFSLGVNDLSSVLPASGANREDYVIYAIGLFCFQVCMLCSVGYHLFSCHRSEKTCRRWLALDYAGISVGILGCYVPGIFYAFYCNAFWRQVYLLTVLSLILAVFCAQVHPRYLSNDWRRIRMAIFCCVAGISVIPACHWVWLNGGFTSDVVQLFLPRVIVMYLIAGSAFLFYVTKIPERYFPGQLNYLGASHQVWHILVVVMFYWWHQTAVYIMHFRHTQPCPTRTSSS comes from the exons ATGCTGCTGAAGATGCCCCAGAAGTTGTTGAAGACTGCCCACTATATAGAGCTGGGCAGCTACCAGCACTGGCCAGTGCTGATACCCCAGAGGATAAGACTGTACACCTACGAACAAATCCCCCTCTTCCTCAAAGAAAACCCCTACATCACAGACGGCTACAGGGCTCACCTGCCATCCAAGCTCTGCCTTAAGAG TATTTTTATTCTGTCCAATGAGACGGTGAATATCTGGAGCCACCTGCTAGgcttcctgctcttcttctctctagGAGTCAATGACCTCTCCTCCGTACTGCCAGCCTCTGGAGCTAACAGAGAAGACTATGTCATCTACGCCATAGGGCTGTTCTGCTTCCAG GTGTGCATGTTGTGTTCAGTGGGATATCACTTGTTTTCGTGCCACCGATCAGAGAAGACGTGCCGTCGCTGGCTGGCATTAGACTACGCAGGCATCTCTGTTGGCATCTTGGGCTGTTATGTACCTGGGATCTTCTACGCTTTCTACTGTAATGCT TTTTGGCGACAGGTCTACTTGCTGACCGTGCTCTCCCTGATCCTCGCCGTCTTCTGCGCTCAGGTCCACCCTCGTTACCTCAGCAATGACTGGCGACGGATACGTATGGCAATCTTCTGTTGCGTGGCTGGCATCAGTGTGATTCCTGCGTGCCATTGGGTCTGGCTCAATGGAGGATTCACCTCTGATGTTGTACAG CTGTTCCTGCCTCGTGTGATAGTGATGTACCTGATAGCTGGATCTGCCTTCCTGTTCTACGTCACCAAAATACCTGAACGCTATTTCCCTG GCCAGTTGAACTACCTGGGCGCCAGTCACCAGGTGTGGCACATTCTCGTGGTTGTGATGTTTTACTGGTGGCACCAGACGGCTGTATACATCATGCACTTCAGGCACACCCAGCCCTGTCCGACccgcaccagcagcagctaa
- the slc26a1 gene encoding sulfate anion transporter 1 isoform X2: MDEVTKVTETTPAVPPLLERRVRQRQPTVSVLKSKLKQGMTCSVPRVRSTLTGFFPVVRWLPKYKLREYIWGDVMSGMIVGIILVPQAIAYCLLAGVEPIYGLYTSFYANIIYFLMGTSRHVSVGIFSLMSLMVGQVVDREMFLAGFDLNEDSKASAPDVFNGSMGINLTAGKVHSVELMGLQCGKECYAISIAAALTFLAGIYQVMMAVFRLGFVSVYLSAPMLDGFATGASFTILTVQAKYLLGLKIPRHQGYGTVIVTWINIFSNIHKTNLCDLITSAICISILVAGKEIQERYKDRLKIPLPTELVVVAGATLASHFGDLNTLYGSSVSGHIPTGFIPPQVPSSSLMSKVALDAIPLAVISFAFTVSLSEMFAKKNGYTVRPNQEMLAIGFCNIIPSFFHCFTTSAALAKTMVKDSTGCQTQVSSLISALVVLLVLLFFAPFFYALQKCVLACIIIVSLRGALRKFKDVPSKWRSSRNDAIVWLVSMSATALISVELGLLVGIVFSMICIIFKTQNPKVSLLGRANDSDLYEDKDEYKNLMPPPRVKVFRFQAPLYFANKESFLKSLYKAVGVEPFLEMTKRKKAEKKAKEMSSKQAKANGDQNNGEVVVGLVQRELEFHTIVLDCSAIPFIDSTGMAMFKGLVKEYEGIGVSILLASCNTSVIDTLQKGQFFGKNDENMSSLLFHTVHTAVLYANSTVSAAAESRSEDSVV; this comes from the exons ATGGACGAGGTCACCAAGGTCACAGAAACCACTCCAGCCGTGCCACCTCTCCTGGAACGGCGGGTTCGCCAGCGGCAGCCCACAGTGTCAGTCCTCAAATCCAAGCTGAAGCAGGGCATGACCTGCTCCGTACCCAGAGTCCGATCCACCCTCACTGGGTTCTTCCCTGTGGTGCGCTGGCTGCCTAAATACAAGCTCAGAGAGTACATCTGGGGTGATGTGATGTCCGGGATGATTGTGGGTATCATCTTGGTACCGCAGGCCATTGCCTACTGCCTGCTGGCAGGAGTGGAGCCCATCTATGGCTTATACACCTCATTTTACGCCAACATCATTTACTTCCTCATGGGGACATccagacatgtttctgtgggGATTTTTAGCCTCATGAGCCTCATGGTTGGACAG GTGGTGGATAGGGAGATGTTCCTGGCCGGTTTTGACCTCAATGAAGATTCAAAAGCATCAGCTCCTGATGTGTTTAATGGCTCCATGGGCATTAACCTCACAGCTGGTAAAGTGCACAGTGTGGAGCTCATGGGCCTGCAGTGTGGGAAGGAGTGTTATGCCATCAGTATCGCTGCTGCTCTTACATTCCTGGCTGGCATCTACCAG GTCATGATGGCTGTGTTTCGGCTGGGCTTCGTCTCTGTCTACCTTTCGGCCCCCATGCTTGACGGTTTTGCCACGGGAGCCTCTTTCACCATCCTAACCGTGCAGGCTAAATACTTGTTAGGTCTAAAGATTCCTCGTCACCAGGGCTATGGCACAGTCATTGTCACCTGGATCAACATCTTCTCCAACATTCACAAGACCAACCTGTGTGACCTTATTACTAGTGCCATCTGTATCTCCATATTAG TGGCAGGAAAAGAAATCCAGGAGCGCTACAAGGACCGTCTAAAGATCCCTCTGCCAACTGAGCTGGTAGTAGTGGCAGGAGCCACACTGGCCAGCCATTTTGGGGATCTTAACACCCTTTATGGCTCCAGTGTTTCCGGTCATATCCCCACAGGGTTCATCCCTCCCCAGGTGCCCAGCTCTAGTCTGATGTCAAAAGTGGCATTGGATGCCATTCCTCTGGCTGTCATTAG TTTTGCTTTCACAGTGTCGCTGTCTGAGATGTTTGCTAAGAAAAATGGCTACACGGTTCGTCCCAACCAGGAGATGCTGGCCATTGGCTTCTGTAACATCATCCCGTCCTTCTTCCACTGTTTCACCACCAGTGCCGCACTAGCAAAAACCATGGTGAAGGATTCAACGGGCTGCCAGACACAG GTATCGAGTCTGATCAGCGCCCTGGTTGTTCTtctcgtcctcctcttctttgcACCTTTCTTCTACGCTCTCCAGAAATGTGTTCTTGCCTGTATTATCATTGTCAGCCTTCGGGGGGCACTGAGGAAGTTCAAGGACGTCCCTTCTAAGTGGCGAAGCAGCCGCAACGATGCAATCGTTTGGCTGGTCTCCATGTCAGCCACAGCTCTGATAAGCGTGGAACTGGGCCTCCTGGTCGGAATTGTCTTTTCCATGATCTGCATTATCTTTAAGACCCAGAACCCTAAG GTCTCTCTGCTGGGCCGGGCCAATGACTCCGATCTTTATGAGGATAAAGACGAGTACAAGAACCTCATGCCACCGCCTCGGGTTAAGGTCTTCCGCTTCCAAGCTCCTCTGTACTTCGCTAACAAAGAGTCCTTCCTCAAATCCCTCTACAAAGCTGTTGGAGTTGAACCTTTCTTGGAGATGACTAAgaggaaaaaggcagagaagaaggCCAAAGAGATGTCCTCAAAGCAGGCCAAGGCAAATGGGGATCAAAACAATGGAGAGGTTGTTGTTGGACTTGTTCAAAGAGAACTGGAGTTCCACACAATAGTTTTAGACTGCTCTGCTATCCCTTTCATAGACTCCACAGGTATGGCCATGTTCAAAGGGCTGGTCAAGGAATATGAAGGAATAGGGGTGAGCATTCTCCTCGCAAGCTGTAACACCTCAGTCATTGATACCCTGCAGAAGGGACAATTCTTTGGGAAGAATGACGAAAACATGAGCAGCCTACTGTTTCATACGGTTCACACGGCAGTTCTTTATGCAAACAGTACAGtatctgcagctgcagagagcaggTCAGAAGACTCTGTGGTGTAG
- the slc26a1 gene encoding sulfate anion transporter 1 isoform X1 — MRRHQSERYGRCYLQVTFKLLLLSGSTADRFTDLPSFFLSPCCLLFPLKRMDEVTKVTETTPAVPPLLERRVRQRQPTVSVLKSKLKQGMTCSVPRVRSTLTGFFPVVRWLPKYKLREYIWGDVMSGMIVGIILVPQAIAYCLLAGVEPIYGLYTSFYANIIYFLMGTSRHVSVGIFSLMSLMVGQVVDREMFLAGFDLNEDSKASAPDVFNGSMGINLTAGKVHSVELMGLQCGKECYAISIAAALTFLAGIYQVMMAVFRLGFVSVYLSAPMLDGFATGASFTILTVQAKYLLGLKIPRHQGYGTVIVTWINIFSNIHKTNLCDLITSAICISILVAGKEIQERYKDRLKIPLPTELVVVAGATLASHFGDLNTLYGSSVSGHIPTGFIPPQVPSSSLMSKVALDAIPLAVISFAFTVSLSEMFAKKNGYTVRPNQEMLAIGFCNIIPSFFHCFTTSAALAKTMVKDSTGCQTQVSSLISALVVLLVLLFFAPFFYALQKCVLACIIIVSLRGALRKFKDVPSKWRSSRNDAIVWLVSMSATALISVELGLLVGIVFSMICIIFKTQNPKVSLLGRANDSDLYEDKDEYKNLMPPPRVKVFRFQAPLYFANKESFLKSLYKAVGVEPFLEMTKRKKAEKKAKEMSSKQAKANGDQNNGEVVVGLVQRELEFHTIVLDCSAIPFIDSTGMAMFKGLVKEYEGIGVSILLASCNTSVIDTLQKGQFFGKNDENMSSLLFHTVHTAVLYANSTVSAAAESRSEDSVV, encoded by the exons ATGAGGAGGCATCAGTCAGAGAGGTATGGCCGATGTTACCTGCAGGTCACATTCAagctgctccttctctctgg GAGCACAGCTGACCGCTTTACCGaccttccctccttctttctctcaccgtgctgcctcctcttccccctGAAGAGAATGGACGAGGTCACCAAGGTCACAGAAACCACTCCAGCCGTGCCACCTCTCCTGGAACGGCGGGTTCGCCAGCGGCAGCCCACAGTGTCAGTCCTCAAATCCAAGCTGAAGCAGGGCATGACCTGCTCCGTACCCAGAGTCCGATCCACCCTCACTGGGTTCTTCCCTGTGGTGCGCTGGCTGCCTAAATACAAGCTCAGAGAGTACATCTGGGGTGATGTGATGTCCGGGATGATTGTGGGTATCATCTTGGTACCGCAGGCCATTGCCTACTGCCTGCTGGCAGGAGTGGAGCCCATCTATGGCTTATACACCTCATTTTACGCCAACATCATTTACTTCCTCATGGGGACATccagacatgtttctgtgggGATTTTTAGCCTCATGAGCCTCATGGTTGGACAG GTGGTGGATAGGGAGATGTTCCTGGCCGGTTTTGACCTCAATGAAGATTCAAAAGCATCAGCTCCTGATGTGTTTAATGGCTCCATGGGCATTAACCTCACAGCTGGTAAAGTGCACAGTGTGGAGCTCATGGGCCTGCAGTGTGGGAAGGAGTGTTATGCCATCAGTATCGCTGCTGCTCTTACATTCCTGGCTGGCATCTACCAG GTCATGATGGCTGTGTTTCGGCTGGGCTTCGTCTCTGTCTACCTTTCGGCCCCCATGCTTGACGGTTTTGCCACGGGAGCCTCTTTCACCATCCTAACCGTGCAGGCTAAATACTTGTTAGGTCTAAAGATTCCTCGTCACCAGGGCTATGGCACAGTCATTGTCACCTGGATCAACATCTTCTCCAACATTCACAAGACCAACCTGTGTGACCTTATTACTAGTGCCATCTGTATCTCCATATTAG TGGCAGGAAAAGAAATCCAGGAGCGCTACAAGGACCGTCTAAAGATCCCTCTGCCAACTGAGCTGGTAGTAGTGGCAGGAGCCACACTGGCCAGCCATTTTGGGGATCTTAACACCCTTTATGGCTCCAGTGTTTCCGGTCATATCCCCACAGGGTTCATCCCTCCCCAGGTGCCCAGCTCTAGTCTGATGTCAAAAGTGGCATTGGATGCCATTCCTCTGGCTGTCATTAG TTTTGCTTTCACAGTGTCGCTGTCTGAGATGTTTGCTAAGAAAAATGGCTACACGGTTCGTCCCAACCAGGAGATGCTGGCCATTGGCTTCTGTAACATCATCCCGTCCTTCTTCCACTGTTTCACCACCAGTGCCGCACTAGCAAAAACCATGGTGAAGGATTCAACGGGCTGCCAGACACAG GTATCGAGTCTGATCAGCGCCCTGGTTGTTCTtctcgtcctcctcttctttgcACCTTTCTTCTACGCTCTCCAGAAATGTGTTCTTGCCTGTATTATCATTGTCAGCCTTCGGGGGGCACTGAGGAAGTTCAAGGACGTCCCTTCTAAGTGGCGAAGCAGCCGCAACGATGCAATCGTTTGGCTGGTCTCCATGTCAGCCACAGCTCTGATAAGCGTGGAACTGGGCCTCCTGGTCGGAATTGTCTTTTCCATGATCTGCATTATCTTTAAGACCCAGAACCCTAAG GTCTCTCTGCTGGGCCGGGCCAATGACTCCGATCTTTATGAGGATAAAGACGAGTACAAGAACCTCATGCCACCGCCTCGGGTTAAGGTCTTCCGCTTCCAAGCTCCTCTGTACTTCGCTAACAAAGAGTCCTTCCTCAAATCCCTCTACAAAGCTGTTGGAGTTGAACCTTTCTTGGAGATGACTAAgaggaaaaaggcagagaagaaggCCAAAGAGATGTCCTCAAAGCAGGCCAAGGCAAATGGGGATCAAAACAATGGAGAGGTTGTTGTTGGACTTGTTCAAAGAGAACTGGAGTTCCACACAATAGTTTTAGACTGCTCTGCTATCCCTTTCATAGACTCCACAGGTATGGCCATGTTCAAAGGGCTGGTCAAGGAATATGAAGGAATAGGGGTGAGCATTCTCCTCGCAAGCTGTAACACCTCAGTCATTGATACCCTGCAGAAGGGACAATTCTTTGGGAAGAATGACGAAAACATGAGCAGCCTACTGTTTCATACGGTTCACACGGCAGTTCTTTATGCAAACAGTACAGtatctgcagctgcagagagcaggTCAGAAGACTCTGTGGTGTAG